GCATGGCCTCGGCCAGGGGCAGGTCGTCGGGGACGGTCAGCGCGCGCCGGGCGAGCTCGCTGGCGACCACGTCGTCGAACTGGCGGGTGATCCCGGCCACCGCGAGCGCCTGGCTGGCACCGGTCCACAGGAAGAGCGCCACGATCATCAGGACCAGCGGGTTCACGACGTCGCCGTAGCGGGAGGACCACAGGGCCCAGATGCCGACGAGGACGGCGGTGCCGCGACCGGTCCAGGCGGCCACGGCGGTGCCGGTGTGCACCCGACCGGTGATCGCCCACACGCCCGCCTTGAGGACCCGGCCGCCGTCCAGCGGCAGCCCGGGGACCAGGTTCAGCACGCCGATCATCAAGTTGGCCCCGGCCAGGCCCTCGATCACCAGGCGCAGCAGGCCGTCGGGGGTGACGAACCACGCCGCCAGCGCGGCCGCACCGACGGCGATCGAGGTGATCGGGCCGACCACGGCGATCCAGAACTCCTGGCGCGGCCGGCGCGCCTCCCCCTCGATGGACGTGGCGCCGCCGAGGAAGTGCAGCGTGATGGAGTGCACCGTGAACCCGAACCGGC
This genomic interval from Nocardioides kongjuensis contains the following:
- a CDS encoding site-2 protease family protein, whose translation is MSGRQRSAQGRAPLPRGMFRIGRIAGSDVLVSSSWFLIAGLIAVVMSPRVEQVQPGLGAWTYVVGIAFAIALYLAVLLHEASHAVVARRFGFTVHSITLHFLGGATSIEGEARRPRQEFWIAVVGPITSIAVGAAALAAWFVTPDGLLRLVIEGLAGANLMIGVLNLVPGLPLDGGRVLKAGVWAITGRVHTGTAVAAWTGRGTAVLVGIWALWSSRYGDVVNPLVLMIVALFLWTGASQALAVAGITRQFDDVVASELARRALTVPDDLPLAEAMRQAREAGAGSIVTTTADGRPVGVVDETAARAVPADRAPWIAVSTVARTLEPGLALPVRITGAALLDKVRSTPASEYVLLDDDGRVYGVLAAADLIRAVRR